In Prosthecobacter sp., a genomic segment contains:
- the hisI gene encoding phosphoribosyl-AMP cyclohydrolase, which translates to MSASAPISFAARESKHAIEEGMLFAPKFDEHGLIPAMAVDAESGAPLMLAYMNEQSLKMTLELGQAVYWSRSRNQIWHKGATSGEFQKIVEIRTDCDQDALVLRVKQHGGGCCHTKRPSCFYRVVKTMNGEALLEPVA; encoded by the coding sequence ATGTCCGCCTCAGCCCCCATCTCGTTCGCCGCCCGTGAGTCCAAGCATGCCATTGAAGAAGGCATGCTTTTTGCCCCGAAGTTCGACGAGCATGGCCTGATTCCGGCGATGGCGGTGGACGCAGAGAGCGGTGCGCCGCTGATGCTGGCCTACATGAACGAGCAGTCGCTCAAAATGACCCTGGAACTCGGCCAGGCGGTCTATTGGAGTCGAAGCCGCAACCAGATCTGGCACAAGGGCGCGACGAGCGGCGAGTTTCAGAAGATCGTCGAAATCCGCACGGACTGCGACCAGGATGCGCTGGTTCTCCGGGTGAAACAGCACGGTGGTGGCTGCTGCCACACGAAACGCCCCAGTTGCTTTTACCGGGTGGTGAAGACCATGAACGGTGAGGCGCTGCTGGAGCCTGTTGCCTGA
- a CDS encoding ATP-binding cassette domain-containing protein: protein MLKALNVCLEVDGPGDSEENAVVHLLREVSFNVPPAHLVAIVGPSGCGKTTLLKVITGILQQTSGELHWDGRDLSDEEDLHPGDLGYVPQFSVAYDLLTVEESIASAMVLRTQLAQTEDFIPSLDYILEVTGLTHLSDRQVKVLSGGQKRRLGLALELVTDPCLLLCDEVTSGLDPKSEHEITDLLRVLSRGHPKRVVVNVTHSLASLDAYDSVMVMYQGVLTYHGPPKSMMHYFAAEHPEEVYLKLTERKAGDWHESWEKHRDTYYKRHGFDGSRVLPEDEAAEKKSGGPSKTSVREERAVADVDMAGVPEHHEFPPIEMPSMMTQLFELLRRRWTIFRRDKAQVWLHLAMLLGFPLLVVIFALDGIKPLRALSTHQDENVVFEMQRQAQHQLEQLNAGSLVSGLIMLQVVLVTLMASNNAAREIASERLILEREKLGGLHPFAYVGSKVIFLGVFVLAQSLWMGFFVDMVVGGLPGDLVVKLALLVLASAAMTSVCLGISAMSKTPEKATILCIYLVGFQLPLSGAVLTLPDWLENWVQPLIAAFWSWSGSLTSMRSTAFYDAVRQVTDTDLVSPAIAGFVLFVHVLVGLSMSFVGVQRSQWDS from the coding sequence ATGCTCAAAGCGCTCAACGTCTGTCTTGAAGTCGATGGCCCGGGGGACTCGGAGGAAAACGCCGTGGTGCATCTGCTCAGGGAGGTGTCTTTCAACGTGCCGCCGGCGCATCTGGTGGCGATCGTAGGGCCCTCCGGCTGCGGCAAGACCACGCTGCTAAAGGTGATCACCGGCATTTTGCAGCAGACCTCCGGCGAGCTGCACTGGGATGGTCGTGACTTGAGCGACGAGGAGGATCTGCATCCCGGAGACCTCGGTTACGTGCCGCAATTCAGTGTGGCCTACGACCTGCTGACGGTGGAGGAGAGCATCGCCAGTGCGATGGTGCTGCGCACCCAACTGGCACAGACGGAGGACTTCATCCCTTCGCTGGACTACATCCTTGAAGTGACTGGTTTGACGCACCTCTCGGACCGTCAGGTCAAAGTGCTCTCGGGAGGGCAGAAACGCCGTCTCGGTCTCGCGCTGGAACTGGTCACCGACCCGTGCCTGCTGCTGTGCGACGAAGTCACCAGCGGTCTGGACCCGAAATCCGAGCATGAGATCACCGATTTGCTGCGCGTGCTCTCACGCGGACATCCAAAACGCGTGGTGGTCAATGTCACGCACAGTCTCGCCAGCCTGGACGCCTATGACAGCGTGATGGTGATGTATCAGGGAGTGCTGACCTATCACGGCCCACCGAAATCGATGATGCATTACTTTGCTGCGGAGCATCCCGAGGAGGTCTATCTCAAGCTCACGGAGCGCAAGGCCGGTGACTGGCACGAGTCATGGGAAAAACATCGCGATACCTATTACAAGCGCCATGGCTTCGACGGCTCACGCGTGCTGCCAGAGGACGAGGCGGCGGAAAAGAAAAGCGGCGGGCCGTCCAAGACCTCGGTGCGTGAGGAACGCGCGGTCGCTGATGTGGACATGGCCGGCGTGCCCGAGCATCACGAGTTCCCACCCATCGAAATGCCCTCGATGATGACGCAGTTGTTTGAGCTGCTGCGGCGGCGCTGGACCATTTTCCGCCGTGACAAGGCGCAGGTGTGGCTGCATCTCGCGATGCTGCTGGGCTTTCCGCTGCTGGTGGTGATCTTTGCGCTCGACGGCATCAAGCCGCTGCGCGCGCTCTCGACGCATCAGGATGAAAATGTCGTGTTCGAGATGCAGCGGCAGGCGCAGCATCAACTTGAACAGCTCAATGCGGGCAGCCTCGTCTCCGGCCTGATCATGCTGCAAGTCGTGCTGGTCACACTGATGGCCAGCAACAACGCCGCGCGTGAGATCGCCTCCGAACGCCTGATCCTGGAGCGCGAGAAGCTCGGTGGGCTGCATCCTTTCGCGTATGTGGGCAGCAAGGTGATCTTCCTCGGCGTCTTCGTGCTCGCGCAGAGTTTATGGATGGGCTTTTTCGTCGATATGGTCGTGGGCGGACTGCCGGGAGATCTGGTCGTGAAGCTGGCGCTGCTCGTGCTGGCCTCTGCCGCCATGACCAGCGTGTGTCTCGGCATCTCCGCGATGAGCAAGACGCCGGAGAAGGCCACGATCCTGTGCATCTACCTCGTTGGTTTCCAGCTTCCGCTCTCGGGCGCCGTGCTCACGCTGCCGGACTGGCTGGAAAACTGGGTGCAACCCCTGATCGCTGCGTTCTGGAGCTGGAGCGGCAGCCTCACCAGCATGCGCAGCACCGCGTTTTACGACGCTGTACGCCAGGTCACAGACACGGACCTTGTCTCGCCGGCCATCGCCGGATTCGTGCTTTTTGTACATGTCCTCGTCGGCCTCAGCATGTCCTTCGTCGGCGTGCAGCGCAGTCAGTGGGACTCGTGA
- a CDS encoding NCS2 family permease — MEAFFKLRERGSSVRAEIIGGVTTFITMAYIMVVNPAILSFAGIPVGPSTVATILTAAVGCVLMGLIANRPIAVAPYMGENAFIAFGLAALGIGWEQRLGAVFVSGVLFLIITLLGIRGWLANSVPVGLKHSFAVGIGLFLAFIGLYETGIVTSFVAGMPAQALQTDTHSLFVTPAVPVKIGNLRDPQVLLAIGGFVLMTILMIRKTRGALLIGIVVTALIGGALGFGHAPKAIAALPFTGDYDLSQIAFKLDLAGVLKLSFLPVLLTLFLMSFLDTLGTLTGLGAAANLLDEKGNFPQVERPMLVDALTCMFSGLVGTSTSGAYIESATGISEGARTGLAALVTAVLFALSLFFIPLIEPLQQLRFAYGPALIAVGVLMVGSVRRIDFDDLTEWVPAFVTIVMMLFTYNIANGLTAGLVVHPVLKLASGRAHELNAGMIVLALLCAAYYLFGLPH; from the coding sequence ATGGAAGCCTTTTTCAAGCTGCGTGAACGGGGATCTTCGGTCCGGGCCGAGATTATCGGCGGTGTGACCACGTTCATCACGATGGCCTACATCATGGTGGTGAATCCGGCGATTCTCTCGTTTGCGGGCATTCCGGTGGGGCCGAGCACCGTGGCAACGATTCTGACGGCGGCAGTGGGTTGCGTGTTGATGGGCCTGATCGCGAATCGGCCCATCGCCGTCGCGCCTTACATGGGTGAGAACGCCTTCATCGCCTTTGGCCTCGCGGCGTTGGGAATCGGCTGGGAGCAGCGGTTGGGTGCGGTGTTTGTCAGCGGAGTTCTGTTCCTGATCATCACATTGCTCGGCATTCGCGGGTGGCTGGCGAATTCGGTGCCGGTGGGGCTCAAACACAGCTTCGCCGTCGGCATTGGTTTGTTTCTGGCCTTCATCGGGCTCTACGAAACCGGCATCGTGACGAGTTTCGTGGCCGGGATGCCCGCTCAGGCGCTGCAAACCGATACGCACAGCCTCTTTGTGACTCCTGCGGTTCCGGTGAAGATCGGCAATCTGCGTGATCCGCAGGTGCTGCTGGCGATTGGAGGCTTTGTGCTGATGACGATCCTCATGATTCGAAAAACGCGCGGAGCGTTGCTCATCGGCATCGTGGTGACGGCGTTGATCGGTGGAGCGCTCGGCTTTGGTCATGCGCCGAAGGCCATCGCGGCGCTGCCGTTCACCGGCGATTACGATTTGAGTCAGATCGCCTTCAAACTGGACCTCGCCGGCGTTTTGAAGCTCAGTTTCCTGCCCGTGCTGCTCACGCTGTTCCTGATGAGCTTTCTCGACACGCTCGGCACGCTGACCGGACTCGGCGCGGCGGCGAACCTGCTTGATGAGAAGGGCAATTTCCCGCAGGTGGAACGTCCGATGCTGGTGGATGCGCTGACTTGCATGTTCAGCGGCCTCGTGGGCACCTCGACGAGTGGTGCGTACATCGAATCCGCCACCGGCATCAGCGAAGGCGCGCGCACGGGCCTCGCAGCACTCGTCACGGCGGTGTTGTTCGCGCTTTCATTGTTCTTCATCCCTCTGATCGAGCCATTGCAGCAACTCCGCTTCGCCTACGGGCCGGCCTTGATCGCCGTGGGCGTGCTGATGGTCGGTTCGGTGCGGCGGATCGACTTTGATGACCTCACTGAGTGGGTTCCGGCCTTCGTGACGATCGTGATGATGCTCTTCACCTACAATATCGCCAACGGCCTCACTGCGGGTCTGGTGGTGCATCCCGTTCTCAAACTGGCCTCAGGTCGTGCGCATGAATTGAACGCGGGCATGATCGTTTTGGCGCTGCTGTGCGCAGCTTATTATCTGTTCGGCCTGCCGCACTAA